Proteins from a genomic interval of Nostoc sp. TCL240-02:
- a CDS encoding glycosyltransferase encodes MRILLTADPELPVPPKLYGGIERIVDLLVTGLQTRGHTVGLVAHPDSTSKVTQFFPWPGKRSQNKFDALQNTMTLWSAVKKFQPDIIHSFSRILYLLPLLPSSLPKVMSYQRDPSYHTTRWGTKLAKGSLTFTGCSDYICSIGRTAGGVWHTIHNCVELEKYTFQPKVAPDAPLVFLGRVEQIKGAHNAIAIAKKTGRSLIIAGNHITTGEAGKYWQDEILPHLGKDGIEYVGPVNDAQKNDLLGQAAAMIVPIEWEEPFGIVFAEALACGTPVISCPRGALPEIVRQGIDGYLINTIDEAVVAVNQLLNIDRYQCRQRAEKHFSASVILEQYEKLYHNLLF; translated from the coding sequence ATGCGTATTCTACTCACTGCCGATCCGGAACTTCCAGTACCACCAAAACTTTATGGTGGTATTGAACGTATTGTTGATTTATTGGTTACAGGATTACAAACTCGTGGCCACACCGTGGGACTAGTTGCTCACCCTGACTCAACCTCAAAAGTAACTCAATTCTTTCCTTGGCCAGGGAAGCGATCGCAAAACAAATTTGATGCATTGCAGAATACAATGACCCTATGGTCAGCAGTAAAGAAGTTTCAGCCCGACATTATCCATAGTTTCTCTCGCATCCTCTATTTATTACCTCTGTTACCGTCTAGCCTCCCCAAGGTGATGTCTTATCAGCGAGATCCCAGCTATCACACCACTCGCTGGGGTACAAAGCTTGCTAAGGGTTCTCTAACTTTTACAGGTTGTAGTGATTATATTTGTAGCATCGGACGAACTGCCGGGGGAGTTTGGCATACGATCCACAACTGTGTGGAACTAGAAAAATACACTTTCCAACCAAAGGTAGCTCCCGATGCACCACTGGTATTTCTCGGCAGAGTAGAGCAGATTAAAGGAGCGCATAATGCGATCGCTATTGCTAAAAAAACCGGACGCAGCTTAATCATTGCTGGTAATCATATTACAACTGGAGAAGCAGGAAAGTACTGGCAAGATGAGATCCTTCCTCACTTGGGAAAAGATGGAATTGAGTATGTTGGACCTGTCAACGATGCTCAGAAAAATGATTTATTAGGACAAGCTGCTGCCATGATTGTACCAATAGAATGGGAGGAACCTTTCGGGATTGTTTTTGCTGAAGCTCTCGCTTGTGGAACTCCTGTCATATCTTGTCCCAGAGGTGCATTACCAGAGATTGTACGTCAAGGTATTGACGGATACTTGATTAACACTATTGATGAAGCAGTTGTTGCTGTTAACCAATTACTAAATATTGATCGTTATCAATGTCGTCAACGGGCTGAAAAACATTTTTCAGCTTCTGTTATTTTAGAACAGTACGAAAAACTTTATCATAACCTTTTGTTTTAG
- a CDS encoding glycosyltransferase encodes MPNKIKKGLFVTFSVYVNSAFGGVQRCTKEYQEVIEAAGWSLEVLAYEIDRRWQARIFRKLKPSSFYNRIPQSFIDALIAQVQSEHIPYVFLNQVDALPIAPYLKSAVPDVKIVLLSHGAQFVDDFLATQNQTSISPRKRSHLTNTILDEMQLRQHIDHVFTLSEQEIAFERWLGAKSVSWLPRIILPKPLDWRPIAGRAGFVGTLDHQPNYEGLLSILTNLQTRKDFEGTIRIVSSSKELGKYLQERFHFVKYLGRLDNEDLKNEASTWTWFIHPLFIWSRGCSTKLADALEWQIPVLTTEAGCRGYTWQKGNVIRFDAINEYSSYLCGKDSEYDISLVRQKLILASETSPSVLDVAALAKLALNKIS; translated from the coding sequence TTGCCAAACAAAATAAAGAAAGGTCTTTTTGTAACTTTCTCCGTCTATGTTAATAGTGCTTTTGGTGGAGTGCAGCGCTGCACAAAGGAATATCAAGAAGTTATTGAAGCGGCAGGATGGAGCTTAGAAGTTTTAGCGTATGAAATAGATCGCCGATGGCAGGCGAGAATTTTCCGTAAACTTAAACCATCGAGCTTTTATAATCGCATTCCGCAGTCTTTTATTGATGCCTTAATTGCACAAGTTCAATCAGAACATATTCCTTACGTATTTCTCAATCAAGTGGATGCGTTACCTATTGCACCATACTTAAAAAGTGCTGTACCAGATGTCAAGATTGTCTTGCTATCCCATGGGGCGCAGTTTGTCGATGATTTTCTTGCAACGCAGAATCAAACTTCAATATCTCCAAGGAAGCGATCGCATCTAACTAATACAATTCTTGATGAGATGCAACTTAGACAACATATAGATCATGTATTTACATTAAGTGAGCAAGAAATCGCATTTGAGCGTTGGCTAGGCGCAAAGTCCGTAAGTTGGCTGCCTCGCATTATTTTACCAAAGCCTCTAGACTGGAGACCGATTGCTGGTCGTGCAGGGTTTGTTGGCACATTAGATCATCAACCAAACTATGAAGGACTGCTAAGTATTTTGACTAACTTGCAAACTAGGAAAGATTTTGAAGGAACTATCAGAATAGTCAGTAGTTCAAAAGAACTTGGCAAATATTTACAAGAGCGGTTTCATTTCGTTAAATATCTAGGTCGCCTTGATAACGAAGACCTTAAAAATGAAGCATCAACTTGGACATGGTTTATTCATCCTTTATTTATATGGTCTCGCGGCTGTAGCACTAAGCTAGCTGATGCGCTGGAGTGGCAAATACCTGTGCTAACCACTGAAGCAGGTTGTAGAGGATACACATGGCAAAAAGGCAATGTGATTAGATTCGATGCAATAAACGAGTATTCTTCTTATTTATGTGGCAAGGACTCAGAATATGATATATCTTTAGTCAGACAAAAACTAATCCTAGCCTCAGAAACATCTCCTTCTGTTCTTGATGTCGCTGCATTAGCTAAACTAGCTTTGAACAAAATAAGCTAA
- a CDS encoding glycosyltransferase family 4 protein: MNTIKLAIITSHPIQYYAPWFRYLASAGNLQIKVFYLWNFGVTQQLDTGFQQALQWDIPLLDGYQYEFVPNVSYKPGVHHFWGLQNPSLISQVKAYNPDAVLLMTYNYASIYKFLWKWNSSEIPLLFRGDSHRLLQPTGMKAWARQQFITQIYRRFAACLYVGKANYGYFQYHGVPSNHLFFSPHAVDNDRFFTQAESAKHQATIWKQELGVPSDHAVILFAGKFESKKRPLDLLQAFLTANLSQVSLLFVGAGSLEADLKTAAAHHANIYFAPFQNQSLMPRTYAIADLVVLPSYGASETWGLAINEAMCLSRPVIVSSHVGCAQDLIHHKHNGLVFPAGNVSALASSLQEAFSDRQRLYRWGEESQKIVSQYSYANASKGLRQALDYVCRPKQEEVTAK; this comes from the coding sequence ATGAATACGATAAAACTGGCAATTATCACATCTCACCCAATACAATACTACGCACCTTGGTTTCGTTACCTGGCTAGTGCTGGTAATTTGCAAATTAAGGTATTTTACTTGTGGAACTTCGGTGTTACACAGCAGCTTGATACAGGCTTTCAGCAAGCTCTACAGTGGGATATTCCCCTCTTAGATGGATATCAATACGAGTTTGTACCAAATGTTAGTTACAAACCAGGAGTTCATCATTTTTGGGGGTTACAAAATCCATCTTTAATCTCACAAGTGAAAGCTTATAATCCTGATGCAGTTCTCTTGATGACCTACAACTACGCTAGCATCTATAAATTTCTCTGGAAATGGAATTCATCTGAGATACCGTTGCTATTTAGAGGTGATTCCCATCGACTACTACAACCTACTGGAATGAAAGCATGGGCGCGTCAGCAGTTTATTACCCAGATTTATCGCCGCTTTGCTGCTTGCCTCTATGTAGGTAAAGCTAATTATGGCTACTTTCAATATCATGGTGTACCCAGTAATCATCTATTTTTTTCTCCCCATGCTGTTGATAACGATCGCTTTTTTACTCAAGCTGAGAGTGCCAAACACCAGGCAACTATATGGAAACAAGAATTAGGTGTTCCATCGGATCATGCAGTGATTCTATTTGCAGGTAAATTTGAATCCAAAAAACGTCCTTTGGATTTGCTACAAGCTTTTTTGACAGCAAACCTGTCTCAAGTATCGCTGCTATTTGTCGGTGCAGGTTCTTTGGAGGCAGACTTAAAAACCGCAGCCGCACACCATGCAAATATCTATTTTGCTCCTTTTCAAAATCAAAGCTTGATGCCTCGCACCTATGCTATTGCTGATTTAGTTGTATTGCCCAGTTACGGCGCTTCAGAAACTTGGGGACTGGCAATTAACGAAGCAATGTGTTTGTCTCGCCCAGTAATTGTCAGCAGCCACGTGGGTTGTGCCCAAGATTTGATTCATCATAAACACAATGGGCTTGTATTTCCGGCTGGTAATGTGTCAGCTTTAGCCTCTAGCCTGCAAGAAGCATTTTCTGATCGCCAGCGTTTATATCGTTGGGGAGAAGAAAGCCAAAAAATTGTGTCTCAATACAGCTATGCTAATGCAAGCAAGGGTTTGAGACAGGCGCTTGATTATGTATGTCGCCCCAAACAAGAGGAAGTTACAGCTAAATAG
- a CDS encoding glycosyltransferase family 4 protein: MKLLFIIPEYPPCSGGGIATFYSNLLPELSRQGHQVRVVVGSAFSPAITDYQVNGLTIEFLKPQAVNANLAKFNRYHAIPEFQRHLAAAWTIWEQVNGGKDYDLVETTDWGMLFAPWIVSENSPPTVVQLHASIGQIDFYDPQIDNQLQGSLIRLLELNLLSLADELQANSQSNAKIWQKMTGRDVTYIPPALSSKPITKPLDKSANGLVVGRIQYWKGPTILCETLRLLGEKSPTIDWIGRDTVYRDSKTLMSAYLTQTYPDIWGTKIQPLGTFSPEKTCQLQAMANFILVPSIWDVFNYTCIEGMVQGQLVLCSQGAGAADLITDGVNGLTFKVGDPQSLAKGLNTLLSWSVAKREEIGKAAQETVKTKLAPTKIAQQRIEIYQKLINNGRFSIRPNSWLIDAVSPTQPLGKPLAFLDRLPLRELSNYLWKRSLQKFLS, translated from the coding sequence ATGAAATTACTATTCATTATCCCCGAATATCCACCTTGCTCTGGTGGTGGAATAGCTACTTTTTACAGTAACCTGCTACCAGAACTTTCTCGTCAAGGACATCAAGTTCGTGTAGTAGTCGGTAGTGCCTTTTCACCAGCAATAACCGACTATCAGGTAAACGGATTAACTATAGAATTTCTCAAACCCCAAGCAGTAAATGCTAATCTTGCAAAATTTAATCGTTACCATGCAATTCCAGAATTTCAACGTCATCTTGCAGCTGCTTGGACAATATGGGAACAAGTAAACGGAGGTAAAGACTACGACTTAGTTGAAACAACAGATTGGGGTATGTTATTTGCCCCTTGGATTGTCTCAGAAAACAGCCCACCCACAGTTGTTCAACTTCATGCCAGCATTGGTCAAATAGATTTTTATGATCCTCAAATTGATAATCAACTCCAAGGTAGTTTGATTCGTTTATTAGAATTAAACCTACTATCGCTAGCAGATGAGTTACAAGCTAACAGTCAGTCTAATGCTAAGATTTGGCAAAAGATGACTGGCCGAGATGTTACCTATATTCCCCCAGCTTTGTCATCTAAGCCTATTACTAAACCATTAGATAAATCTGCCAATGGTTTAGTGGTAGGGCGAATTCAGTACTGGAAAGGGCCAACAATTCTCTGTGAGACCCTAAGATTACTTGGAGAAAAATCACCTACTATCGACTGGATTGGTCGTGATACAGTTTATCGGGATTCAAAAACTTTAATGTCTGCCTATCTTACACAGACTTATCCTGATATTTGGGGAACAAAAATTCAGCCATTAGGAACTTTCTCTCCAGAAAAAACTTGCCAACTTCAAGCGATGGCAAATTTCATACTTGTACCTTCTATTTGGGACGTATTTAACTACACCTGTATAGAAGGCATGGTTCAAGGACAGCTTGTATTGTGTTCTCAGGGAGCTGGAGCAGCAGATTTGATTACTGATGGAGTCAATGGTTTAACTTTTAAAGTAGGTGATCCCCAAAGTTTAGCAAAAGGCTTGAATACTCTACTGAGTTGGAGTGTCGCAAAACGAGAAGAAATCGGCAAGGCTGCTCAAGAAACTGTCAAGACAAAACTTGCACCGACTAAAATTGCCCAACAAAGAATTGAAATTTATCAAAAGCTGATCAATAATGGTAGATTTTCAATTCGTCCTAATTCTTGGTTAATTGATGCTGTTTCTCCTACACAGCCTTTAGGAAAACCATTAGCATTTCTTGATCGTTTACCTTTGCGTGAGTTGAGTAATTATCTGTGGAAACGCAGTCTGCAAAAATTTCTAAGTTGA
- a CDS encoding glycosyltransferase family A protein, producing the protein MTNPSLALCIPAYNATAYIPRLLESALAQTIPFDEIWVYDDCSTDETGKVAAEFGAKVIRGEINRGCSHGKNVLAELTTCEWIHFHDADDALYPNFVEQAHQWMALENPPDVVLFNYEWRRDDTGELLGICKFNDAELRRDAIAYTIRQQINPFCGLYRRSAYLQAGGYDTDPLVLYNEDVAFHCRMAIAGLKFAAEPTTTIINYYRANSMSSANQIQCAQAQFHVMRKVSESLKGKYSHEISKKLWGIAGVSAAYLDWKTADSCVNLAFSLHSKTPNHLSALFRLLCNFNPYFAIRFREWLIRFFKPQLRQQIITGSERL; encoded by the coding sequence ATGACTAATCCTTCCTTAGCTTTATGTATTCCTGCTTACAATGCTACAGCTTACATACCACGATTACTTGAGTCTGCCTTAGCACAGACAATTCCGTTCGATGAAATCTGGGTTTATGACGATTGCAGCACCGATGAAACGGGGAAAGTCGCTGCTGAGTTTGGAGCTAAAGTTATTAGAGGAGAAATAAATCGCGGCTGTTCTCACGGTAAAAATGTGCTAGCAGAACTCACAACTTGTGAGTGGATTCATTTCCATGATGCTGATGATGCCCTATATCCAAATTTTGTAGAACAAGCTCATCAATGGATGGCGTTAGAGAATCCGCCAGATGTTGTGCTATTCAATTATGAATGGCGACGGGATGATACTGGAGAGTTACTCGGTATTTGCAAGTTTAATGATGCTGAATTGAGACGAGATGCGATCGCATACACAATTCGACAACAAATTAATCCCTTTTGTGGGTTGTATCGCCGTTCGGCATACCTACAGGCAGGTGGTTATGACACTGATCCATTAGTACTTTACAACGAGGATGTAGCATTCCATTGTCGGATGGCGATCGCAGGTTTAAAATTTGCGGCTGAACCGACAACTACAATCATTAATTACTATCGAGCTAATTCTATGTCCTCTGCTAACCAAATTCAATGTGCTCAAGCACAATTTCATGTTATGCGGAAGGTATCTGAATCTCTCAAAGGGAAATACTCTCATGAAATTTCTAAAAAACTTTGGGGAATTGCTGGAGTTTCTGCTGCTTATTTAGACTGGAAAACTGCTGATAGCTGTGTAAATCTAGCTTTCTCCCTTCACAGTAAAACTCCTAATCATTTAAGTGCTTTATTCCGGCTATTATGTAATTTTAATCCTTATTTTGCTATTCGTTTTAGAGAGTGGTTAATTAGATTCTTTAAGCCACAGCTTCGCCAGCAAATAATTACAGGGTCTGAGAGACTCTAA
- a CDS encoding glycosyltransferase family 2 protein — MTEQHTVKVHIVTYRRPHLLVRALKSLIKQTHTSWIAEVINDDPTDDSVNQVIKNLNDSRIFLSQPMIHRGGTENFNYAFRAQDTKYACLLEDDNWYQEDFLQCMISALTNFPNVELACANEIIWKEEPDGSWLNTQKTIWEYDNDFELFESNLLDKCGSAKICNSSMFWKTKNSPSWQTPQSIPIDVTEHFRERVIPHPILLVKKPLVNYAETIDSYRSSDVSKWGSYQVLLIGSIFETVYVDMVDMRQQLAHSLWQKAFTSQKQLYTSLLFTALVFTEAKILWSMCPLNLKLRFLMTIVRRPISSLLILKSKILQEEAYKFLVNSKNFT; from the coding sequence ATGACCGAGCAACACACTGTAAAAGTGCATATCGTGACTTATAGAAGACCGCATCTTTTGGTTAGAGCATTAAAAAGTTTAATTAAGCAAACTCATACATCATGGATCGCAGAAGTTATTAATGACGATCCGACAGATGATAGCGTCAACCAAGTTATCAAAAATCTAAATGATTCTAGGATATTTCTATCTCAACCAATGATTCATAGAGGAGGCACAGAAAATTTTAACTATGCTTTTCGAGCGCAAGACACTAAGTATGCCTGCCTACTTGAAGATGATAATTGGTATCAAGAAGATTTTTTACAGTGTATGATATCTGCATTGACTAATTTTCCTAATGTAGAACTTGCTTGTGCCAATGAAATTATCTGGAAAGAGGAACCAGATGGTAGCTGGTTAAATACGCAAAAAACAATTTGGGAATATGACAACGATTTTGAATTATTCGAATCTAATTTATTAGACAAATGTGGTTCTGCTAAAATATGTAATAGTTCAATGTTTTGGAAGACAAAAAACTCACCTAGTTGGCAAACACCACAGTCAATTCCTATAGACGTAACTGAGCATTTTCGAGAACGGGTTATCCCACATCCTATATTGCTAGTAAAAAAACCACTTGTAAATTACGCTGAAACTATTGACTCTTATAGGTCTTCTGATGTCTCAAAATGGGGATCTTACCAAGTTTTGTTAATTGGCTCCATATTTGAAACAGTTTATGTTGATATGGTTGATATGAGACAACAGTTAGCTCATTCTCTTTGGCAAAAAGCATTTACATCTCAAAAGCAACTATACACATCTTTACTATTTACTGCACTTGTGTTTACAGAAGCAAAGATATTATGGTCAATGTGTCCTCTAAACCTCAAGTTAAGGTTTCTAATGACTATCGTAAGAAGACCAATATCGTCTCTGCTAATTTTAAAATCAAAAATCCTGCAAGAAGAAGCTTATAAATTTCTGGTTAACAGCAAAAATTTTACTTAG
- a CDS encoding FkbM family methyltransferase encodes MNNFLTALKEEIKNKISNRGWIVRQLKGLSAGIDISYDMFNRLDSRNLKIIFDCGAHRGETAIDFRKKFPSAQIYSFEPVKNNFEHLKKNVEKYPEIYCYNFALGDKEETVDIRLQSDSQTHSLNNRLLVKEEKNSEVIKVVTIDDFLSSSNILSIDLLKIDTEGYEVKVLQGAKQSLASNKINFILAESTILENDNCHTNLALINDYLKVYGYQITAIYDQVIWKNPSRLSYFNVLFSRH; translated from the coding sequence ATGAATAACTTTTTAACAGCATTAAAAGAAGAAATTAAAAATAAAATCTCTAATAGAGGATGGATAGTTCGCCAACTCAAGGGTTTGTCAGCAGGTATAGATATTTCCTATGACATGTTTAACCGACTTGATTCACGTAATTTAAAAATAATATTTGATTGTGGCGCTCATCGGGGTGAAACGGCAATCGACTTTAGAAAAAAATTTCCATCAGCACAAATCTATTCATTCGAGCCAGTAAAAAATAACTTTGAACATCTAAAAAAGAACGTCGAAAAGTACCCCGAAATTTATTGTTATAATTTTGCATTAGGAGATAAAGAAGAAACTGTTGATATTCGACTTCAGTCAGATTCACAAACTCATTCTCTAAATAACAGGTTGCTGGTAAAAGAAGAAAAAAATTCAGAGGTCATTAAAGTCGTCACTATTGACGATTTTTTATCTTCTTCTAACATACTTAGTATTGACTTACTCAAGATTGACACAGAAGGATACGAGGTTAAGGTCTTACAAGGGGCAAAGCAAAGCCTAGCAAGCAACAAGATAAACTTTATTCTAGCTGAGTCAACAATTTTAGAAAATGATAACTGCCATACTAATCTTGCACTAATAAATGATTACTTGAAAGTCTATGGATATCAAATAACAGCTATTTACGATCAGGTTATTTGGAAGAATCCCAGTCGATTGTCGTATTTTAATGTACTTTTTTCAAGACATTAG
- a CDS encoding glycosyltransferase family 2 protein encodes MSISPLVSILIPVYNAEPYLRETLDSALNQTWRNIEIILVDDGSKDDSLVIAKSYKSKGVKVISQGQNKGQTAALNRCLAEAKGDFIQYLDADDILEPQKIEVQIKRLLEEPSGTLAIAPWARFYHNDLLTAKFVPNNDWCDFDDPIAWLVECWTGHGTMPPGSWLYPREIIEKTGLWHEELTLNNDMEYFTRAVLASRRLVFCPEAKWYYRSGNPSLSGQRSEKALWSQYEVIRLSTERLLSVENSDRTRYAAACSWQHFVFLAYHRLPELVQYAEKKITELGGCDVKPGGGSLFRVLRDIFGWKAAMNLQRFYYRYRYQINY; translated from the coding sequence ATGTCAATAAGTCCATTAGTCTCAATACTCATACCTGTTTACAATGCCGAGCCATATCTGCGAGAAACTCTAGACTCGGCTCTAAATCAAACTTGGCGAAATATAGAAATAATATTAGTTGATGATGGCTCTAAAGATGACAGCTTAGTGATCGCTAAAAGCTACAAATCAAAGGGTGTAAAAGTGATTTCTCAAGGTCAAAATAAAGGACAAACGGCCGCCTTAAACAGATGTTTGGCAGAAGCAAAGGGTGACTTTATTCAATACCTTGATGCTGATGACATTTTAGAACCACAAAAAATTGAAGTACAAATTAAGCGTCTTTTAGAAGAACCTAGCGGTACTCTGGCGATCGCACCCTGGGCAAGATTTTATCACAATGATTTGTTAACCGCGAAATTTGTACCCAATAACGACTGGTGCGACTTTGATGATCCCATTGCTTGGCTAGTGGAATGTTGGACAGGTCACGGAACAATGCCCCCAGGCTCTTGGCTATATCCACGAGAAATCATTGAAAAGACTGGCTTATGGCATGAGGAACTAACACTGAATAATGATATGGAATATTTTACAAGAGCCGTACTTGCCAGTAGGCGCTTAGTTTTTTGTCCTGAAGCTAAATGGTACTATCGTTCAGGAAACCCTAGCTTGAGTGGACAACGCTCTGAAAAAGCCTTGTGGTCTCAATATGAAGTCATTCGACTCAGTACAGAACGATTATTAAGTGTTGAAAATAGCGATCGGACACGTTATGCTGCTGCTTGCTCTTGGCAGCACTTTGTTTTTCTTGCTTATCATCGTTTACCAGAGTTAGTGCAATATGCAGAGAAGAAAATTACTGAACTTGGCGGTTGTGATGTCAAGCCAGGCGGTGGCTCACTATTTAGAGTCTTAAGAGATATTTTTGGCTGGAAGGCTGCAATGAATTTGCAAAGATTTTACTATCGGTATCGCTATCAAATAAATTACTAA
- a CDS encoding glycosyltransferase, which yields MNKKNFSKHNHHYHLWFPGLFNSTGGIECYSSLCLKAFESLYPDCAYDIVIKHDTDVPSKSPNLCFHTTGNWPLSLRTPILAAQMIGLGLWRRPKLIFSTHLNFSVIAYLLKRLIGIPYWVAAHGIEAWDIQNPNLKKALKNADLILAVSNYTRDRLLKEQNLQPDRVVVLPNTFTPNRFRIAPKPDYLLQRYGLNAQQPIILTVARLSQSEQYKGYNKILSVLPQIRQAIPNVHYVIVGKGTDRPAVEQLIAESKLQDCVTLTGYVPDEELGDYYNLCDLFAMPSRGEGFGIVYLEALACGKPTLAGNKDGSVDALCQGELGALIDPDDVEAIAEAIIQILQGKYPNPLIYQPEELRKRVIDKFGFERFQQRLNYYLEKQFSQT from the coding sequence GTGAATAAGAAAAACTTTAGTAAGCATAACCACCACTATCATCTCTGGTTTCCTGGTCTATTCAACTCAACAGGTGGAATTGAATGTTACTCTTCTTTATGTTTAAAAGCATTTGAAAGTCTCTACCCCGATTGTGCCTACGATATTGTAATTAAGCATGATACAGATGTGCCATCCAAGTCACCTAATTTGTGTTTTCATACAACCGGTAATTGGCCTTTATCCCTACGTACTCCAATACTTGCAGCGCAAATGATTGGTCTTGGTCTTTGGCGACGACCAAAACTTATCTTTTCTACTCATCTCAACTTTAGTGTGATAGCGTACCTATTGAAACGGTTAATTGGCATTCCCTACTGGGTTGCAGCACATGGAATAGAAGCCTGGGACATCCAAAATCCTAACCTTAAAAAAGCCCTCAAGAATGCTGACTTAATTCTAGCCGTTAGTAATTACACTCGCGATCGCCTACTCAAAGAACAAAATCTCCAGCCAGATAGAGTTGTCGTCCTGCCTAATACTTTCACTCCCAATCGCTTTAGGATTGCACCCAAACCAGATTATCTCCTCCAACGATATGGCTTAAATGCACAGCAACCAATTATTCTTACTGTGGCTCGGCTTTCTCAATCAGAGCAATACAAAGGCTATAATAAAATCCTTAGCGTCTTACCACAAATTCGTCAAGCTATCCCAAATGTACACTATGTTATAGTCGGTAAAGGAACTGACCGACCAGCAGTTGAACAGTTAATTGCTGAGTCTAAACTTCAAGATTGTGTAACCTTAACTGGCTACGTTCCTGATGAAGAACTGGGAGATTATTATAATCTTTGCGATCTGTTTGCCATGCCAAGTAGAGGTGAAGGGTTTGGTATTGTTTACCTAGAAGCACTGGCGTGTGGTAAACCTACTTTGGCAGGGAATAAAGATGGAAGTGTTGATGCTCTATGTCAAGGAGAATTAGGCGCACTGATTGACCCTGATGATGTAGAGGCGATCGCTGAAGCTATAATTCAAATCCTCCAAGGTAAATATCCTAACCCTCTAATATATCAACCAGAAGAATTAAGAAAGCGGGTAATTGATAAATTTGGTTTTGAACGCTTTCAACAACGCCTTAATTATTACTTAGAAAAGCAGTTTTCCCAGACTTGA
- a CDS encoding FkbM family methyltransferase: MSIETISLPLPLTWIQALDFKHKLGICERLFGEAIALKGICWVETGAGIPWKLDLTNCTHRWIVYGKYEGAAFLNWAKKFLPSDGIVVDSGANIGQMLMYLAQWLPQGKILAFEPGTEAGNWLKECLAINTTLPVEIIQAGLGASVAQLRLNHIGDSLGHGAWSQISETEGEKIQIVRLEDELTARSITTVDLWKLDVEGYEISALQGAETFLKEQRIKAIYAEMTDENGQRIRDYLSQFGYSCYLFDSRGKIYSPSQWPSHTNGLFLPN; the protein is encoded by the coding sequence ATGAGCATAGAAACAATTTCTTTACCTTTACCTCTAACTTGGATACAAGCGCTGGATTTTAAACATAAATTGGGAATTTGCGAACGATTGTTTGGTGAGGCGATCGCATTAAAAGGCATTTGTTGGGTGGAAACCGGAGCAGGAATTCCCTGGAAGCTTGATTTGACAAATTGCACCCATCGCTGGATTGTTTATGGCAAATATGAAGGAGCAGCATTTCTAAACTGGGCGAAAAAATTTCTTCCTAGCGATGGTATTGTTGTAGACTCAGGTGCAAATATCGGCCAAATGTTAATGTACTTAGCTCAGTGGCTACCGCAAGGTAAAATACTAGCATTTGAACCCGGTACTGAAGCAGGCAACTGGCTAAAAGAATGTTTAGCAATTAACACCACTCTGCCCGTAGAAATAATTCAGGCAGGACTTGGTGCATCTGTGGCTCAATTACGTCTCAACCATATTGGAGATAGCTTGGGACATGGTGCTTGGAGCCAAATATCTGAAACTGAAGGTGAAAAAATTCAGATAGTACGTCTAGAAGACGAATTAACTGCACGTTCTATTACAACAGTAGATTTGTGGAAGTTGGATGTAGAAGGTTATGAGATTTCAGCCTTACAAGGTGCAGAAACCTTTTTAAAGGAGCAACGGATAAAAGCTATTTACGCAGAGATGACTGATGAAAATGGGCAGCGAATTCGAGATTATCTTTCTCAGTTTGGCTATAGCTGTTACTTATTTGACTCACGAGGTAAAATATATTCTCCAAGTCAATGGCCAAGTCATACTAACGGACTTTTCCTGCCTAATTAA